From the genome of Populus alba chromosome 10, ASM523922v2, whole genome shotgun sequence, one region includes:
- the LOC118045407 gene encoding glycosyl hydrolase 5 family protein, protein MGRLVFFSFLSIFSFLTTFSDVMIPQKQVMALPLSTDSRWIVDENGQRVKLVCVNWVSHLEVMVAEGLSKQPMDGIAKRILSMGFNCVRLTWPVFLVTNDTLGSLTVRQSLQSHGLLESISGFQANNPSIIDLSLLDVYQAVVSSLGNNNVMVILDNHISKPGWCCSNFDGNGFFGDQYFDPDLWITGLTRMASMFNGVPNVVGMSLRNELRGPKQNVNDWYRYMQKGAEAVHSANPDVIVILSGLNYDKDLSFLRNRPVNLTFSGKIVFEVHWYGFTDGEAWKNGNSNQVCGRVVDNMMRVSGFLLDQGWPLFVSEFGVDQRGTNVNDNRYLGCFLSVAAELDLDWALWTLVGSYYLRQGVIGINEYYGVLNWNWCEARNSTFLQQISALQSPFRGPGLSEVNPHKVIFHPSTGLCVLRKSMFEPLRLGRCTESEAWTYTSQKILSVKGTYFCLQTDDLAKPAKLGIICTNSNSKWETISDSKMHFSSTASNGTTVCLDVDSDNTIVTNTCKCLSKDNACEPESQWFKLVNSTRSSTMTKPLSRMNSILNFPAKDFHGSL, encoded by the exons ATGGGGAGGCTtgttttcttctcatttctCTCCATCTTCTCTTTCCTTACAACATTCTCTGATGTGATGATACCACAGAAGCAAGTCATGGCACTCCCGCTGTCAACTGACTCACGGTGGATCGTGGACGAAAACGGGCAAAGAGTGAAGCTGGTATGCGTGAATTGGGTATCACATCTTGAGGTCATGGTAGCCGAGGGGCTTAGCAAGCAGCCCATGGATGGCATCGCCAAGCGGATTTTGTCCATGGGGTTCAACTGTGTTAGACTCACTTGGCCAGTTTTCTTGGTAACCAATGACACTCTGGGGTCCCTCACTGTAAGACAATCCCTTCAAAGCCATGGTCTCCTCGAATCAATATCTGGTTTCCAGGCCAACAACCCCTCCATCATTGATCTCTCCCTCCTTGACGTTTACCAG GCAGTGGTGTCTAGTCTTGGGAACAATAATGTGATGGTAATATTGGACAATCACATAAGCAAGCCTGGTTGGTGCTGCAGTAATTTTGATGGCAATGGCTTCTTCGGTGACCAATATTTCGACCCGGATCTATGGATCACGGGCCTAACTAGAATGGCGAGCATGTTTAATGGTGTGCCTAATGTGGTGGGCATGAGCTTGAGGAATGAACTTCGAGGCCCCAAACAAAATGTCAATGATTGGTACAG GTACATGCAAAAAGGAGCTGAAGCAGTGCACTCAGCGAACCCTGATGTTATTGTCATTCTATCAGGCCTGAACTATGACAAAGACCTGTCTTTCCTGCGCAATCGACCGGTGAATCTAACATTTAGTGGTAAAATAGTGTTCGAAGTGCATTGGTATGGCTTTACAGATGGGGAGGCATGGAAAAATGGCAACTCGAACCAAGTGTGTGGAAGAGTGGTGGATAATATGATGAGGGTATCTGGATTTTTGTTGGACCAAGGCTGGCCATTGTTTGTGAGTGAGTTTGGGGTGGATCAGAGAGGCACAAATGTTAATGATAATAGGTACTTGGGATGCTTCCTTAGTGTTGCAGCTGAACTTGACTTGGACTGGGCTTTGTGGACACTAGTTGGAAGTTACTATCTGAGGCAAGGTGTTATAGGGATCAATGAGTACTATGGAGTTTTGAATTGGAATTGGTGTGAGGCCAGGAATTCAACATTCTTGCAGCAGATATCTGCCCTCCAATCTCCGTTTCGAG GGCCAGGTTTGTCAGAAGTTAATCCACATAAAGTGATTTTCCACCCATCAACAGGTCTTTGTGTTTTGAGGAAATCAATGTTTGAGCCACTAAGGTTGGGTCGTTGCACTGAATCTGAAGCTTGGACCTATACATCTCAGAAGATATTGTCAGTGAAAGGGACATATTTCTGCTTACAAACAGATGACTTGGCCAAACCAGCAAAACTTGGTATAATATGCACAAATTCTAATTCAAAATGGGAAACCATCTCAGATTCTAAAATGCACTTTTCATCTACCGCCTCCAATGGCACAACCGTTTGCCTAGATGTAGATTCCGACAATACTATCGTGACAAATACTTGCAAATGTTTGAGTAAAGATAATGCATGTGAACCAGAAAGCCAATGGTTTAAATTAGTTAACAGCACAAGAAGTTCCACCATGACAAAACCTTTGTCTCGGATGAATTCAATCCTTAATTTCCCAGCAAAGGACTTTCATGGAAGTTTGTAG